The Rhodospirillales bacterium genome includes the window CAACCCTTATCTCCTGTTGCCATCATTAAGTTGGGCACTCAGGCGAAACTGCCGGTGACAAGCCGGAGGAAGGTGGGGACGACGTCAAGTCATCATGGCCCTTACGGCCTGGGCTACACACGTGCTACAATGGTAACTACAGTGGGCAGCAATGGCGCGAGCCGGAGCTAATCTCCAAAAGTTATCTCAATTCGGACTGTTCTCTGCAACTCGAGAGCACGAAGCCGGAATCGCTAGTAATCGTGGATCAGCATGCCACGGTGAATACGTTCCCGGGTCTTGTACACACCGCCCGTCAAGCAATGGGAGTTGGTTCTGCCTGAAGACAGTGCGCTGACCGTAAGGGGGCAGCTGGCCACGGCAGGGTCAATGACTGGTGCTAAGTCGTAACAAGGTAGCCGTTTCGGAAGGAGCGGCTGGATCACCTCCTTTCTAAGGAAAAGTCGGGGAGCGTCCCAAACATGTTTGGGTCGGTTCGCTGTCTTCGCATCTCTTTGGTATTCGGATTAAAGCGGGCTAGTAGCTCAGTTGGTCAGAGCACACGCTTGATAAGCGTGGGGTCGCAAGTTCAAATCTTGCCTGGCCCACCATTATCGCCAACATTAAGGGGACGTAGCTCAGCTGGGAGAGCGCCTGATTTGCATTCAGGAGGTCGAGAGTTCGATCCTCTTCGTCTCCACCATCTCTTTAGTCCGGGATCCGATTTTGAAATCAGGATCAAGTGGTTATATCAACCCTTTGATCCTGGCTTCTAAAGTCAGTGGTTTTTGATACATCGTGAATAGGTTTTGAAGTAAGTGAAGATGAATAAGATCATGGTAGTTCCGGTCTTGTTGTATCAGCGACAAGACAGGTAACAACGTGGTCTCCAGCATCTCATTTATTCAATTTCTGCTGTAGTACAAGTAAACACGAACGGCGCAGATTTTATCCAAGGCTTTTACAAGAGGGCTTGGCTCTGTGCGTTGTTCGATTAAATCTCAAGTATGACAAGTGCATCTGGTGGATGCCTTGGCGATAAGAGGCGATGAAGGACGTGATACGCTGCGATAAGCGTCGGTGAGCTGCGAATAGGCTTTGACCCGGCGATCTCCGAATGGGGCAACCCACCTTTTGATCTGTTTTCCGAGAGCGGGCCTGCACAAAGGCGCGACTTCGGTCACCGGTCTCCGGTAACGGATCAAGTAAAAGGTATAAAATCCTGAATACATAGGGGTTTTAAGCGAACGCGGGGAACTGAAACATCTCAGTACCCGTAGGAAAGGACATCAACCGAGACTCCGTTAGTAGTGGCGAGCGAACGCGGACTAGGCCAATGGTTGATCTGTAATAACTGGAACCGTCTGGAAAGTCGGGCCAAAGAGAGTGATAGCCTCGTACAGGTAAAAAACAGATCAATCTTCGAGTAAGGCGGGACACGTGCAATCCTGTCTGAACATGGGGGGACCATCCTCCAAGCCTAAGTACTCCTTATCGACCGATAGCGAACCAGTACCGTGAGGGAAAGGTGAAAAGAACCCCTATTAGGGGAGTGAAACAGACCTGAAACTGGATGCATACGAGCAGTTGGAGCGGGCTTGTCCCGTGACAGCGTACCTCTTGTATAATGGGTCAGAGAGTTAGTTTGTGCAGCAAGCTTAAGCCGAAAGGTGAAGGCGTAGCGAAAGCGAGTCCGAATAGGGCGATTTAGTTGCACGAATTAGACCCGAAACCCGGTGATCTAGCCATGGCCAGGCTGAAGGTGCGGTAACACGCACTGGAGGGCCGAACCCATCAATGTTGAAAAATTGTGGGATGAGCTGTGGTTAGGGGTGAAAGGCCAATCAAACCGGGTAATAGCTGGTTCTCCGCGAAATCTATTTAGGTAGAGCGTCATGTATCCTCACTTCGGGGGGTAGAGCACTGGATCGACTAGGGGGGCGCGAGCCCTACCAAATCTAACCAAACTCCGAATACCCGAAAGTGCGACCATGGCAGACAGGCGGCGGGTGATAAGGTCCGTCGCCGAGAGGAAAAGAGTCCAGACCTACAGCTAAGGTCCCCAAGTTATGGCTAAGTGGGAAAGGAAGTGAAGACTCCAAAACAACCAGGAAGTTGGCTTAGAAGCAGCCATCTTTTAAAGAAAGCGTAATAGCTCACTGGTCTAATTAAGAGTTTTTGCGCCGAAGATGTAACGGGGCTAAAGCCATACACCGAAGCTTAGGATTTCAGAGAATTTCGGTTCTCTGGAGTGGTAGCGGAGCATTCTGTAAGTCTGTGAAGGGCAATCGCGAGGTTGCCTGGAGATATCAGAAGCGAGAATTCTGACATGAGTAGCGAATAACAGTGTGAGAAACACTGTCCCCGAAAGACCAAGGGTTCCTGCGCAAGGCTAATCCGCGCAGGGTGAGTCGGATCCTAAGGCGAGGCCGAAAGGCGTAGTCGATGGCAACACGGTTAATATTCCGTGACCTGGTGGAAGTGACGAAGGTCAAAGTTTGTTCGGTCTTATTGGATTGACCGGGCGGGCGATGAACTTCCAGGAAATAGCTCCACCGCATAGTCCGTACCCGAAACCGACACAGGTGGTCTGGTAGAGTATACCCAGGGGCTTGAGAGAAGGATGTTGAAGGAACTCGGCAAATTGCTTGCGTAACTTCGGGATAAGCAAGCCCCCTATAAAGGCAACTTCGTAGGGGGGGCACAAGCCAGGGGGTGGCGACTGTTTATCAAAAACACAGGGCTCTGCTAAGACGAGTAAGTCGAGGTATAGGGTCTGACTCCTGCCCGGTGCCGGAAGGTTAAAAGGAGAGGTGAAAGCCTTGAATTGAAGCCCCGGTAAACGGCGGCCGTAACTATAACGGTCCTAAGGTAGCGAAATTCCTTGTCGGGTAAGTTCCGACCTGCACGAATGGAGTAACGACTTCCCCGCTGTCTCCAACATTCACTCAGCGAAATTGAATTCTCCGTGAAGATGCGGAGTTCCCGTGGTTAGACGGAAAGACCCCATGAACCTTTACTATAACTTCGCAATGGCATTAGGAAATACATGTGTAGCATAGGTGGAAGGCTTTGAAACCCGGCGCCAGCCGGTGTGGAGCCGACAAGTGAAATACCACCCTTGTGTTTCCTGATGTCTAACCTAGGCCCGTTATCCGGGTCGGGGACATTGCGTGGCGGGTAGTTTGACTGGGGCGGTCGCCTCCCAAAGAGTAACGGAGGCGCGCGATGGTAAGCTCAGGACGGTCGGAAATCGTCCATCGAGTGCAATGGCATAAGCTTGCCTGACTGCGAGACTGACAAGTCGAGCAGAGACGAAAGTCGGTCATAGTGATCCGGTGGTTCTGTATGGAAGGGCCATCGCTCAACGGATAAAAGGTACTCTGGGGATAACAGGCTGATAGCGCCCAAGCGTCCACAGCGACGGCGCTGTTTGGCACCTCGATGTCGGCTCATCACATCCTGGGGGTGGAGAAGCTCCCAAGGGTATGGCTGTTCGCCATTTAAAGTGGTACGTGAGCTGGGTTCAGAACGTCGTGAGACAGTTTGGTCCCTATCTGCCATGGGTGTAGGATACTTGAGAAGAGTTGCTCCTAGTACGAGAGGACCGGAGTGAACGAACCTCTGGTGTACCGGTTATTGCGCCAGCAGTAACGCCGGGTAGCTATGTTCGGACGGGATAAACGCTGAAAGCATCTAAGCGTGAAGCCTCCTTCAAAACTAGGTATCCCTATCAGGGCCGTCGAAGACTACGACGTTGATAGGCCGGATGTGGAAGCGCTGCGAGGCGTGAAGCTAACCGGTACTAATTGCCCGATCGGCTTGAGATTTTTTCGAATGGCGTGCAGGGTCGAACCCTGTTGACGGTTGCCCTGCGTGGTAATCGGCCGCTTTCGTGTGAAAGTCTCAGCAGGAAACTTGAATAAATTGATGATTGGATGTTGCCATGCAACGCGCGGCAACGCTTCATCTTCACTTCCTTCTTTTGTTCTTCGACGAGCTGGTGATTTTCGCGCAGGTGATACACGCGATCCCATTTCGAACTCGACGGTGAAACCCTGCAGCGCCGATGGTACTGTGTCTTAAGGCACGGGAGAGTAGGTCATTGCCAGTTCTTCCAAGAACAAAACGAAGGATTTACTTCAAGACCTTTTCACCATGTATCGAATTCAATGTATCGAATTCAAGCCCCGGCCTTCGTGCCGGGGCTTTTTGTTTCCAGGCATTATGGCACTCATGCGCCGCACAATGCCCGATGCTGGACAGGCCTGTTCCACCTTTCGCATGCTGAACGAACATCCGCGCGAGTCGGAACAGGGAGAAATAAAAAACATGTCCTTTGCAGCCTTTGATTTTTCTACCGCCCAGGCATTGACGAATTTTCACGCCGCCTTGTCCCTTGGTGCCGCCGAACCGTTCAACCAGGCCGCCCGCGTTGGCGCCGCGTTTTTTGATTTGCCCCCAATTCGTGCGGCCTTCGGTCCCGTCGCCGCGATGGGCGCGGGCACGTTGGCGCTGGCCGACCGACTGACGCGCACCTATCCCAAACAGGCATGGGATATTCCGGGCCATACACCGGAAGCAGTCATGAGCCTGCCGTTTGGCGACCTCGTGCATTTCGAAAGCGATGCACCAAATGCCGTCCGTCGTCCGCGTGTATTGTTGGTGGCGCCTATGTCTGGCCATTTTGCGACGCTGCTGCGCGACACGGTCAGGGGGCTGACGCGGGATCATGACGTCTATGTCACGGATTGGCGATCGGCTTCGCAGGTGCCGCTCTCCGCGGGCCGTTTTGATCTCGATACCTACATGATCTATCTAAAACAATTTTTTGGTTATTTCGGCGGTGATGTGCATGCGGTCGCGGTTTGTCAGCCTGGTGTCCCCTTGCTTGCGACGGTCAGCTTGATGGAGGAGGACAACAACCCCAACGCGCCCAAATCCATGACCCTGATGGGCAGTCCGATCGATACCCGCATCAACCCCTGCACGG containing:
- the phaZ gene encoding polyhydroxyalkanoate depolymerase yields the protein MRRTMPDAGQACSTFRMLNEHPRESEQGEIKNMSFAAFDFSTAQALTNFHAALSLGAAEPFNQAARVGAAFFDLPPIRAAFGPVAAMGAGTLALADRLTRTYPKQAWDIPGHTPEAVMSLPFGDLVHFESDAPNAVRRPRVLLVAPMSGHFATLLRDTVRGLTRDHDVYVTDWRSASQVPLSAGRFDLDTYMIYLKQFFGYFGGDVHAVAVCQPGVPLLATVSLMEEDNNPNAPKSMTLMGSPIDTRINPCTVNRLATEHDLGWFERNMISTVPPGLPGAGRKIYAGFMQLTAFMSMNAGRHRDAHLDMMHATARGDRDAVTKFDGFYGEYNAVMDMPEEFYLSTIGDVFIDCKLAKGEFVHTDEQGRKRKVDPAKIRRVALMTVEGERDDIAPPGQCLAAHDLCSALPASRRVQWLQPGAGHYGIFDGKRWRSSILPLLSNFIESHDLHRTVVPAQVRKRMPAMA